The sequence CGTCCCGACGCAGCCTGCCGGCGAAGAATCGCAGGCTCCAAATGAGATCGACTTCGGAGCGATCCTCGAACAATTCGAGGCGGACCAGGTCGGTTTTGACACCGGCGAATTGGTGAATGGCACTGTCGTCGGCATCAACGAACGCGGCGTGTTGGTCGATTTTGGCCATAAATCGGAGGGCTTTGTCCCGATCGAAGAGTTCACCGACCCTGACGGGCAGGTTACGGCCACGGTTGGCGAACAGGTTGAGGTTGTCATTCGCAGCATGCATTCCGGCGAAGGGGCACCCCTTCTGTCGCGGACCGATGCTCTCGGCCGGAAGGTCTGGGATGATCTTGAAGCCGCGTTTCGCGAGGAACGTCCCGTTACCGGCCGCATCGTTGACAAGACAAAGGGCGGCCTCCGCATTGACCTCAACGGCATCGAAGCGTTCCTGCCCGGTTCGCAGATAGACTCGCGGCCGACCCGCGGGCTCGATAGCTACATCGGCGAGGACATCGAGGCGAGGATTATCAAGTTCAGCAAGCGACGCAACAACATAGTCCTCTCGCGAAAGATCATCACCGACGAGGTGGTCAACGCCCAGAAGGCGGAAACGATGGCAAATATCGATGTTGGCTTTATCGTGGACGGGACCATCAAGAACTTGACCGAATACGGCGCTTTCGTAGATATCGGCGGTATCGACGGGTTGCTGCATGTCACGGACATGTCTTGGGGCCGCATCCAGCACCCGAGCGACAAGTTCAGTCCGGGCGAGCATTTGCAGGTCAAGATCCTCAAGCTGGATCGTGAAAAGGAAAAGGTGTCGCTGGGCTATAAGCAACTTCAGCCCGACCCGTGGTCAACGGTCGTGGAGGTCTATCCGGTCAATACCAAGGTCAACGGCACGGTCTCGTCGGTTACTGATTACGGCGTATTCGTCGAGCTTGAGGCAGGTGTCGAAGGGCTCGTCCATGTCTCGGAGATATCGTGGTCGCGGCGTGCTCAGAGCCCGAAGAGACTGTTTCACAAGGGCCAGCAGGTCGAGGTCCAGGTGCTCGGCGTCGACACGGTCGAGCGGCGTATCAGCCTTGGAATGAAGCAGTTCCAGGAGAACCCGTGGGAGACGGTCGATCTCAGATATCCGGTCGGCGCACGCGTTCA is a genomic window of Chloracidobacterium sp. containing:
- a CDS encoding 30S ribosomal protein S1; protein product: MEAVAAPEPPAPVPTQPAGEESQAPNEIDFGAILEQFEADQVGFDTGELVNGTVVGINERGVLVDFGHKSEGFVPIEEFTDPDGQVTATVGEQVEVVIRSMHSGEGAPLLSRTDALGRKVWDDLEAAFREERPVTGRIVDKTKGGLRIDLNGIEAFLPGSQIDSRPTRGLDSYIGEDIEARIIKFSKRRNNIVLSRKIITDEVVNAQKAETMANIDVGFIVDGTIKNLTEYGAFVDIGGIDGLLHVTDMSWGRIQHPSDKFSPGEHLQVKILKLDREKEKVSLGYKQLQPDPWSTVVEVYPVNTKVNGTVSSVTDYGVFVELEAGVEGLVHVSEISWSRRAQSPKRLFHKGQQVEVQVLGVDTVERRISLGMKQFQENPWETVDLRYPVGARVQGRVRNLTDFGAFVELEEGIDGLVHVSDITWAKKIKHPKDILTKDQEIEAIVTNIDKRGQRLSLSMKDLTPSAWETFQATHRPGDVVKGKVSRFTNFGVFVEIGEGLEGLCHISELSDERVERPESVAELGQELDFKILRIEPGDQKIGLSRRAVGKDDEPIVDTRIYSTEAKGGMASLGELANLKFGTDAAAEAPAEEAPKKKGKAKKEAAAEPVIEAAAEEAAAEAEAAPEVETPVEEAPAAEAEPESVTATETAEETPPVEAPAEEAPSAEAEPEAETVAEPAAEESPEPEVIAEPAAETAETSDEPAAKTEETAPAEAADAPAAEAETAAEDAETKAAEGSN